One Babylonia areolata isolate BAREFJ2019XMU chromosome 27, ASM4173473v1, whole genome shotgun sequence DNA window includes the following coding sequences:
- the LOC143301035 gene encoding cell surface hyaluronidase CEMIP2-like, with protein MMMQRTLRGLVLLTFVTIELTSSVTPSGCPWNEDGLMSWSDVSTWGTDGIPAEGAPVVIRSGMSVLLDVTPPALRSVEIQAGGKLVWGDVEGLVLKTGHIQVLGEFIVGSDSSECRMERKARILLTGKRDSNVTIETHAGHKVAHVRKAIMAFPGSTLEMHGAQQKSWTKLAATIPSVDTLCATVFDVEESIYKEGQSGLHVIVWNPDGSVFDFNVFDTTTMFDSFPDYTSQIPGGKIVGVAVRGTIGNTADGSLNWESVYVAMETLGAQQVRSVTSGDSYAFVVVKGQTSTAQEAVEKSRTENGNRVEGQYVSYTDWSNRLQFSVRSVIDNRAAKPQGADFKVFNTDVIYPVIKLKDDVTSWKVGDQIVVASTDFEWRQAEVKTIMTCTDCQSNEVRVDGPFQYSHYGEVSLGVDERAEVGLLSRSVVVEGEMEDSCYHSNEKEADLCDKFGRDTFGAHIMVNHEVGNAHIQHVEIYHGGQQAVMGRYPLHFHMMGDAGRGQWFRNNSIHSSFQRCITVHGTNYSEVSDNVCYDHLGHGLFIEDSAEQHNVIRGNLVLGTQHGTTLLSDRRREWCHPHPVLFCE; from the exons ATGATGATGCAACGAACATTACGGGGACTGGTGTTGCTGACATTCGTGACAATTGAGTTGACGTCATCTGTGACGCCATCCGGATGTCCATGGAACGAGGACGGGCTGATGTCATGGAGTGACGTCAGTACGTGGGGCACGGATGGAATTCCTGCTGAAGGCGCACCT GTGGTGATCAGGTCAGGCATGTCGGTGCTGCTGGACGTGACCCCACCTGCCCTGCGGTCCGTGGAGATCCAGGCTGGGGGGAAGCTGGTGTGGGGCGACGTGGAGGGACTGGTGCTGAAGACGGGGCACATCCAGGTGCTGGGGGAGTTCATCGTGGGCAGCGACAGCTCGGAGTGTAGGATGGAGAGGAAGGCCAGGATCCTTCTGACAG GTAAACGAGACAGCAACGTCACAATCGAGACACATGCTGGACACAAAGTGGCCCACGTTCGCAAAGCGATCATGGCGTTCCCTGGGTCCACCCTGGAGATGCATGGAGCCCAACAGAAGTCTTGGACCAAACTGGCCGCCACCATTCCTTCTGTGGACACTCTGTGTGCCACTGTGTTtgatgtggag GAATCCATCTACAAAGAAGGACAATCTGGTCTACACGTGATTGTGTGGAACCCCGATGGCTCAGTGTTTGATTTCAACGTCTTCGACACGACGACAATGTTTGACAGCTTCCCCGACTATACTTCTC AGATCCCAGGCGGGAAGATTGTGGGCGTGGCGGTCAGGGGGACGATAGGAAACACAGCAGACGGCAGTCTTAACTGGGAGAGTGTCTACGTTGCCATGGAAACACTGGGTGCTCAGCAGGTCAGATCTGTGACGTCAGGCGACTCCTATGCCTTCGTTGTTGTGAAAG GTCAGACGAGCACGGCCCAAGAGGCCGTGGAAAAGAGCCGCACAGAGAACGGGAACAGAGTGGAGGGGCAGTACGTGTCCTACACTGATTGGTCCAACAGGCTGCAGTTCAGCGTCCGGAGCGTCATTGACAACAGAGCCGCCAAACCTCAAGGAGCTGACTTCAAAGTGTTCAACACTGACGTCATTTATCCTGTCATTAAACTGAAAGATGACGTTACTTCCTGGAAAGTCG GGGATCAGATCGTGGTGGCCTCCACAGACTTTGAGTGGAGACAGGCTGAGGTGAAGACTATCATGACCTGTACTGACTGTCAGTCCAATGAAGTCAGAGTGGATG gGCCCTTTCAGTACAGCCACTATGGAGAGGTCAGCCTGGGGGTGGATGAACGAGCAGAGGTGGGGCTGTTGAGCaggagtgtggtggtggagggggagatggaggacaGCTGTTACCACAGCAACGAGAAGGAGGCTGACCTGTGTGACAAGTTCGGCAGAGACACCTTTGGAGCACATAttatg GTGAACCACGAGGTGGGTAATGCTCACATCCAGCACGTGGAGATATACCACGGGGGACAACAAGCGGTTATGG GGCGCTACCCTCTGCATTTCCACATGATGGGTGACGCGGGAAGAGGGCAGTGGTTCAGGAACAACTCCATCCACAGCAGTTTCCAACGCTGCATCACTGTTCACGGTACTAACTATTCTGAG gTGTCGGACAACGTGTGCTACGACCACCTGGGTCACGGACTGTTCATCGAGGACAGCGCGGAGCAGCACAACGTGATCCGAGGCAACCTGGTCCTGGGCACACAGCACGGGACcacccttctgtcagacagaCGTCGGGAGTGGTGTCACCCTCACCCTGTTCTCTTCTGCGAGTGA